Below is a window of Micromonospora chersina DNA.
TGCGGATGCCTGCCTCGACCGCTGGCGGCTTAGTCAATCGCTTGAGCGCCAGCCGGCTGGCATCGAAAAGCAGCCGTGTTTACCAAACGGCACTGCGTGGGCTTAGGCCGTGTTTCGAAAGAACGTGGTGCTGCGTTGATGATGAACGCCAGGGTCCGATAGAGACCACGGAGATCGGTGTAAACCGACGGCACAGGATCTTGTTCCCCTGAGGTCCTCAGTAGTCGAACGTCCGTAGCCACCAGGGGAGGTGGGGATGGGCAAACGGGTTATTCAGCCAGAGCGTCTGCAGCCTCTCGTCGGCTGGAGTGACCAGTCGACGCAGCTCCCGGCGGGCCTTCTTGGAAACCCGGCCGAAGGCGATTTCGATGACAGCGCGTGGATCTTCCGAGTTGGCTCGCCAGTCGTAGTCACTGTGCCAGGGGACTTGGGTGCGGGGATAGCCGTAGTCGCGATACTTACGCGGCGGTCGGCACCAGCCCACGATGGCAGAGGCGGTCCAATTGTCCGGCCAACTGTAGAGGCGATCGAGCGCGCGTAGCTGTCGCATTGTCGAGGCGGACAAGCCACGCACATCGAGCCGAACCTTGACTCTGTGTGCGGGCCAGGGGGCCTGCGGTCGTCGCCGGTGGTGACGTTGGAGGGTGGCTCGAACGGCGGCAGGAGGCCGACGGGGCATGCGCACTTCCTGAAAGGCGGTCGCCGTCCATCATGTGGGTTCAACCACACCGTGTCCAGGCCGTCCTGGTGCACGTTTGGGCGCTGCTTCACAGCTTGGTCAGAGCCATTCGTTGATCGCAGCGACGTGGAGTGTGGCCTGGTACCGGACGGCGAGTTTGTCGAACCTGGTGGCCATGGCTCGAAGGCGTTTGAGCTGGTTGATGCCGCACTCGACGGCGTGACGCTGCCTGTAGGTCACGGGGTCGAAGGTCGGCGGTCGGCCGCCCTTCGACCCCTTCCTCCGCCGGTTGGCGGCCTGATCGATCTTGATCGGGATCGTGGCCGGGATGCCGCGTCAGCGTAGCTCCGCTCGGTTGCCGCGGGAGCTGTAGGCCTTGTCCGCGAGGACCCGGTCGGGTCCAGTGCGGGGCCGGCCACCATCGGGCCTGGGGACCCGGATGCGGGCCAGGACCCGGGTGAACTGCGGGCTGTCGCCGCGCTGCCCACCGGTCAGCAGCATCGCCAAGGGTTTGCGGCCCTGCTCGCAGGCCAGATGCAGCTTTGTGGTCCAGCCACCCCGCGACCGGCCCAGAGCGTGATCAGCCGGCTCGTCGTCGACCCCGCCGGGTGGTTCCTTCTGCAGCTCGGGTTAGGTGCGGGCACCAGCGGCGTGCTGGTGCACCCTAGCGATGGTCGAGTCGACGCTGACGTCCCAGGTGATCAGACCGGCGGCGTCGGCGCGGGTCTGCAGCCCGGTGACGATGCGCTGCCAGACTCCCGCGCGTTGCCAACGGCGGAACAGCCCGTAGACCGTCTGCCAGGGCCCGTAACACTCCGGAAGTCCCGCCAGGGCGAGCCCACCCGCACCCGCCACCGGATCCCATCGATGAGTTGCCGTTTACTCCACTTCGGCGGCCGTCCTGGCTTCTCGCCCCTCGGCAGCAGCGGTTCCAGCGCCGCCCACTGCACATCAGTCAGGTCAAACCGTCTCGTCACCGCTATCGTGGCCACGAGGTCTCCGGTGTTCAGGGTGTCGTTTTGGTCGATGAACCCTCTACCGGAGACCTCACTGCGTATCGACCACCGACACGCCAGCAGCCACAGCTGCCCCGTCTGGTCAAACGAACCTATGAAACACGGCCTAGAGCCGAACCCACTCTCCGAGTCGTTCGGCTGGAGCACCGTCCATGAAGGCGACGACCGCCGCCGTTGCCCTGGTCACATTGGAGACGACGTCACCCGAGAATGTGCAGTCGCCGCCGAGCACCGGCACGTCGACGCTTTTCGTCGCGGGCCGCCCGCCATCCCCACGAAGAAGGCGGCAGTCGTCTGGGGACGCGAACAGGTGCATGACCGCGTAGCCCCCTCTGTATGAGAACGTCAACTGGGGGTAGTCCGTATCGACGCGGCGTACCTCCGTGTATCCCTGTCCGACGCTCAGAAGGTGCCGGAGCCGGGACATGAAGCCGTCGACGTCCGACCGGTTTTCCTTGAGGGCCAGGTCGCCACTTCCAGGATCGGTCGCGATCCATGCAACATCCATGCGTGTCTCCAGCAGGCGAGTCAACGCGTCGCATAACAGCGCACGGAGACGCTGTTCTCGGCGCGTCCGGATGCGCGCGCCGCGTGAGCTGGGTACCTTGCGTGACGAGCGCTCAGCGGCAGATCCGGATACGTGACCTTGGCAAATCCGCGCGGCGGTGGTGGCAACAGCCGTGACGGTGACATTCGGTCGTGGTTCAGGCCGGTCAGGCGGCCGGTTTGCTGGTGTGCGACCGGTGGCCTCCGTGGGACGCGACCAACGCGTCTGCCACGATCTGAGCGTCAGCTTCTGCGACGTCCGCTGGGTACTCCGGTAGCAGGTCGTCCCAGACGACCAGCCACGACCCGTACAACTGGGCCTGTCCTTCGGGCCGAGCGAAGAACCAGACGTGCAGGTGGGCGCCACCATCTCCGATGCGGTAGACGTGGGCCCGCGAGATGTGCGGCAGTGCCTGGATGTGGCGGACGATGCGGGTGCTCAATAGCCCCAGTTCGGCGGCCAGTTCGTCAGGTAGATCCGCCATGTCGTAGTGAGCGCGCGGATACAGCATGAGCACCAGCGGAACGCCCACTCCCGGAATCCGGGCCAGCCGCCAGTGATCGTTGAACCAGATCCCTTCGTCCCGGTCGCGGCAGGCGTTGCAGTCCGACGGATCCTCGCCGTGCCGCGCGGGCTCCGGGAGCACCGGCGGGCGCAACGGCGCTACGCGAAGTCCGTCCGGCTCGAACGGACTGATCTCCCATCCCGTCATGCGTGCCAATGGGAGCCGGCGCTCGCTGTCCGCGACGGCGACTGCGTGGTCATAGAACTCGTCCGGTCGCAAGGCCATACGGCGAAGACTAGTACGACAAGATTCCAAGTGATCGCTAGCCCCGTTGTGGCTGCCAGACACCGCCCGATGGTCACGTACTCGATGGTCCGGATGAACCCGGAGCATCCCCTCGTCGGCATGTGAGTGCGCCCGCAGGCATCGAGATGTCAACGGCTTCAGCCGGGGGACGTAGCCGGCGTTGAGGTTGGTGGATCTCTCTGGGCCTGGACGCGGTCGCCAACCGGCTGGACGAGGTGGTGGCGACACGCGACAAGGACCAGTCGAGGACTGGCACGGCCGCCGGCGAGGTTGTCGACCTCCGGAAAGGGCGAAGCCCAGGCCAATGGCCCGGGCTTCTGTACCGAGCGGCCTGACGGAACCGATCCGTCGACCTACCCATTTACGAGATCACATTGCCAGGGCCGCCGACCTGGGCGCATGCAGCCCTTAGCAGCGGACAGCCCTCTCGGCATCTCACCGGGGGCGTACGAATCGGGGCTGGTCGCGCAGCGCGGCCACTGACCGCCGGGCCTACGTCAGCTCAGTTGCGCGAGCTGGACGCGCACCACGTCGGCGTCCGGATGATTCAGCTGTTCCAGGATCGCCAGCGCGTGGCGCCA
It encodes the following:
- a CDS encoding transposase translates to MLQPNDSESGFGSRPCFIGSFDQTGQLWLLACRWSIRSEVSGRGFIDQNDTLNTGDLVATIAVTRRFDLTDVQWAALEPLLPRGEKPGRPPKWSKRQLIDGIRWRVRVGSPWRDFRSVTGPGRRSTGCSAVGNARESGSASSPGCRPAPTPPV